Sequence from the Candidatus Binataceae bacterium genome:
TTCGTGATCGGACCGGACAAGAAGATCAAGTTGATTATCGTTTACCCGATGACCACCGGGCGCAATTTCGACGAGGTCCTGCGCGTGCTCGACTCGCTGCAATTATCGGCCAAGCACAAGGTCGCGACGCCGGTCAACTGGAAGCCCGGCGACGATGTGATTATCGCGGGTTCGGTATCCGACGAGGAGGCCAAGAAGATCTACCCGCAGGGCTGGAAGGCACCGAGGCCCTATCTGCGGATCGTGCCGCAGCCCAAGGGATAGGAAACCTGGGGCGGGCTGCGGCGGTCGTCTGCGCAGAGGACCGCTGCCCAGATTAGCTCGCGACGGCACTCCTAGATCTCCGGATGCGCCCGATGCAGCTTCAGAAGCTGCGCCGGGCGCGGCCTTTTTGAGGCGCTCCTGGTCCGCCTCGCAACTCTGCGCTTGCCTCCGCGGCAAACGCGGCGTTAGAGTTGAATGGGGTCCGTAAATTTAGATCTTCTTTGATCGCGCTCGGCTATCATGAGCGCGCGTAGCGCCGGCCTATGGAACACCAGGGCAAAAAGGGTTCTGGCCATGCATCTCTGACCGCCACCGGCGGATCGAATGCACTCGGCAGCGGACGTCTCATCGTGGTGTCCAATCGTGCGCCGATCCGTGTCGTGCATGAGGGCGGCAAACAGAAAATTGAGCCTACCGTAGGCGGCGTCGGCAGCACCTTCCTGCGTCTGCTCGAACATATGGGAGGGGTCTGGATAGCGTGGTCGGGCACGCAGACCAGAACGCCCGGACGGCTGATGATGCCGCCTGGCGCCGACCCGGCGCGCTTTCAGATCGTGTTTTGCCCGCTCCGCGAACGCGACATCTCGCACTATTACTACGGCATGTGCAATCGGGGATTGTGGCCGTTGATGCATTTCATGACGGCCACTTGTCATTTCAACACGCTCCACTGGCGCCACTACGAGTCCGTCAATCGCAACTTCGCCGCGCTCGTCGCCGCCGAAGCCTGCGACGACGACGTGGTCTGGGTGCAGGACTTCCATCTTGCGCTGGTGCCGCTATTGTTGCGCGAGCAGCGCCCGCGCGTGCCGATCGGGCTCTTCTGGCACGTGCCGTTTCCGCCCGAGCAGATTTTCCGCGTATTCCCGTGGCGCACGGAGCTGCTCGAGGGCATGCTCGGAGCCGACCTCATCGGCTTCCACACGCGCTCCTACGTGAACCAGTTCCTGAACTGCTGCGAGCGCATCCTGGGCCTGCGCGTTGACCGCGCGCGCGACGAGGTCGCCACTCATCACGGCCCGGTGCGCGTTGGCGTCTTTCCACTCGGCATCCCGGCCGACTACTTCGCGGGGCTCGCCGCGACCGCGCGCGTGCAGGAGCGCACCCAGCGCGTGCGCCGCGCGCTCCGCACGCCGCACGTGGTGCTGGGCGTCGACCGTCTCGACTACACCAAGGGCATCCTGGAGCGCCTGCTCGGCTTCGAGCGCTTCCTCGAGGCCAACCCCTCCTACCATCGGCGCGTCACGCTGGTGCTGATCGCGGTGCCCTCGCGCACCAAGGTCGCCGACTATGGCGCGCTCAAGCGCGAGCTCGACGAGCTGGTCGGCCGCATCATCGGCCGCTTCTCCTCCGAGGGCTGGGTGCCGATCCGCTACCTCTATACGCAGTTCGGCGC
This genomic interval carries:
- a CDS encoding trehalose-6-phosphate synthase, which gives rise to MEHQGKKGSGHASLTATGGSNALGSGRLIVVSNRAPIRVVHEGGKQKIEPTVGGVGSTFLRLLEHMGGVWIAWSGTQTRTPGRLMMPPGADPARFQIVFCPLRERDISHYYYGMCNRGLWPLMHFMTATCHFNTLHWRHYESVNRNFAALVAAEACDDDVVWVQDFHLALVPLLLREQRPRVPIGLFWHVPFPPEQIFRVFPWRTELLEGMLGADLIGFHTRSYVNQFLNCCERILGLRVDRARDEVATHHGPVRVGVFPLGIPADYFAGLAATARVQERTQRVRRALRTPHVVLGVDRLDYTKGILERLLGFERFLEANPSYHRRVTLVLIAVPSRTKVADYGALKRELDELVGRIIGRFSSEGWVPIRYLYTQFGAEELVAYYQAADVALLTPLRDGMNLVAKEYVAAHLADDGALILSEFAGAAEELTQALLVNPYDVDAVAARIKQALEMSPAERATRMRAMRTQVHRKNLEHWSEQFLSALLPERDFAAEASAGF